A single genomic interval of Koleobacter methoxysyntrophicus harbors:
- a CDS encoding TrlF family AAA-like ATPase has product MILEKGAEFIRVDLHTHTKSDKEFKQENWKGDEDFARQYVEQLERQKIKVAAITNHNKFEREEYLKIKKEASKKGILVLPGVEVSIAEGKRGIHLLCIFPEELVNIEEHETQCTIEKFITLLFPTKRFDSNRDPLTSGKSLVDLVDILENSLKCRYMLIPAHVNNCKGMFKEWSFNSIMPFINTDWMRKRIVAFQGINEGTRQAFENEIHKVAKKEKIKKQLLIPAYIDASDSKDLSSVGSKYTYVKLGELSFDALYFALSQHELRVKKGKLPDEKIRRIKKVEFLTQKGLENVNIQFNPCLNNFIGIRGSGKSTIIEALRYAFELEADDDREYKDGLLKEHLGSGGKVIIDIEDKIGNSYRIERIFGERAKVYNASGEYCPGLRPFDLMPVVYYGQKDLQKKMKDPKLQMDFIDHYIKEEIAEVQNRISEKKEEMRKLFDGIKRLRGKVKKQDEFKERLARVEKEIKDFKELGVADKLKLEAAFKKDEIFLERIKNALEEEKRKGQQCKSDILDIIGSISFRKSENNQDLFDKLEKAFDAYKKQVLNIMENLEQARNAMFQEFKSIDLEFRKRREGIAEEVAEIKRNINIKELSPDDYSKKIEEKDKYTAALKEIEKYKDKLRKMEKQKEKLLDELEKLWYQLYQIRVDKAREINESQDIIKVEIKYKDDKDSYYNFLKEDIFKGSGIRSDKILALTEKYIDGIALLDGIFNVKNDELDFLGESQLVKIKEWCAENEYALCVYKVPDTIKIFYNDKPLEHLSLGQRASSLLMLLLTMDNSPLIMDQPEDDLDNQMVYKGLVRELLKLKGKRQIIFATHNSNIPVLGDCDQGIVCRNEEGKIKVETGSIDTKLLQKNIVKIMEGGQDAFNRRKEIYEKWML; this is encoded by the coding sequence ATGATATTAGAAAAAGGAGCAGAATTTATCCGTGTTGATCTCCATACCCATACAAAATCCGATAAAGAGTTTAAGCAAGAAAACTGGAAAGGTGATGAGGACTTTGCCAGACAATATGTTGAGCAGTTAGAAAGACAAAAGATCAAAGTAGCAGCCATAACAAACCATAACAAATTTGAAAGAGAAGAATACCTAAAGATTAAAAAAGAGGCTTCGAAAAAAGGCATATTAGTTTTGCCGGGTGTTGAAGTTTCCATAGCTGAAGGGAAAAGAGGAATCCATCTTTTGTGCATTTTTCCGGAAGAACTGGTCAATATTGAAGAGCATGAAACCCAATGTACAATCGAAAAATTTATTACGCTATTGTTTCCGACTAAAAGATTTGACAGTAATAGAGATCCTTTAACATCTGGGAAAAGCTTAGTAGACTTGGTGGATATATTAGAGAATAGTTTAAAATGTCGCTACATGCTGATACCAGCTCATGTCAATAATTGTAAGGGAATGTTCAAAGAATGGAGTTTTAATTCCATAATGCCATTTATCAACACTGATTGGATGCGCAAAAGAATTGTCGCTTTTCAGGGAATTAATGAAGGTACCAGACAAGCCTTTGAAAATGAAATACACAAAGTGGCAAAAAAAGAAAAAATTAAAAAGCAGTTATTAATACCGGCTTATATCGATGCCTCGGATTCTAAAGATTTGAGTAGTGTGGGGAGCAAATATACGTATGTTAAACTGGGTGAATTAAGTTTTGATGCTTTATATTTTGCCCTTTCGCAGCATGAACTGAGGGTAAAAAAAGGTAAACTGCCAGATGAAAAAATTCGGCGGATAAAAAAGGTTGAGTTCCTGACACAAAAAGGGCTGGAAAATGTCAATATTCAGTTTAACCCATGTCTGAATAATTTTATAGGAATTCGCGGTTCTGGCAAGTCAACAATAATTGAAGCGCTCCGGTATGCCTTTGAATTAGAAGCAGATGATGACAGGGAATATAAGGATGGATTGTTAAAGGAGCATTTAGGTTCGGGGGGAAAGGTCATAATAGATATAGAGGATAAAATAGGGAATTCTTACAGGATTGAAAGGATATTTGGGGAAAGAGCAAAGGTTTATAATGCTAGTGGTGAATATTGTCCCGGACTGAGACCTTTTGATTTAATGCCTGTAGTTTATTATGGTCAGAAGGACCTCCAGAAAAAAATGAAAGACCCTAAACTGCAAATGGATTTTATTGACCATTATATTAAAGAAGAAATTGCAGAGGTTCAAAATAGAATATCAGAAAAAAAGGAAGAAATGAGAAAGCTTTTTGATGGAATAAAAAGGTTAAGAGGAAAGGTTAAAAAACAAGATGAGTTTAAAGAAAGATTAGCAAGGGTAGAAAAGGAAATTAAAGATTTTAAGGAACTCGGGGTGGCAGATAAGCTGAAACTGGAGGCGGCTTTTAAAAAAGATGAAATCTTTTTGGAAAGAATTAAAAATGCCTTGGAAGAAGAAAAGAGAAAAGGGCAGCAGTGTAAATCGGATATTTTAGATATAATTGGATCTATTTCCTTTCGAAAGTCAGAAAACAACCAGGATTTGTTTGATAAGTTAGAGAAAGCCTTTGATGCATATAAAAAGCAGGTGTTGAATATAATGGAAAATCTTGAGCAGGCCCGCAACGCTATGTTTCAAGAATTTAAAAGTATTGATTTAGAATTTAGAAAGAGAAGGGAAGGTATAGCAGAAGAGGTTGCGGAAATTAAAAGAAATATCAATATAAAAGAATTATCCCCAGATGATTATTCCAAAAAAATCGAAGAAAAAGACAAATATACTGCTGCTTTAAAAGAAATAGAAAAATATAAAGATAAATTGAGGAAAATGGAGAAACAAAAGGAAAAACTGCTGGATGAATTAGAAAAACTCTGGTATCAATTATATCAAATCAGGGTGGATAAAGCCAGGGAAATCAATGAAAGTCAGGACATCATAAAGGTTGAGATTAAATATAAGGATGATAAAGATTCCTATTATAATTTTTTAAAAGAAGATATATTTAAAGGTTCAGGAATTAGGAGTGATAAAATACTTGCTTTAACCGAGAAATATATTGATGGAATAGCATTGCTGGATGGTATTTTTAATGTGAAAAATGACGAATTGGATTTTTTGGGTGAAAGCCAGTTAGTGAAAATCAAAGAGTGGTGCGCTGAAAATGAGTATGCTTTATGTGTTTATAAAGTGCCCGATACAATAAAAATATTTTATAATGACAAACCCCTTGAACATTTATCGCTGGGTCAGAGGGCGTCTTCCCTTCTTATGCTTTTGCTAACTATGGATAATAGCCCTTTGATTATGGATCAGCCTGAAGATGACCTTGACAATCAAATGGTGTATAAGGGCTTGGTAAGAGAATTGTTAAAATTAAAAGGTAAAAGACAGATCATTTTTGCGACCCATAATTCTAATATTCCTGTTCTTGGAGACTGTGACCAGGGGATTGTATGCAGAAATGAGGAGGGGAAAATTAAAGTAGAAACGGGTAGTATAGATACGAAACTTTTACAGAAAAACATTGTAAAAATTATGGAAGGCGGCCAGGATGCATTTAATAGAAGGAAGGAGATTTACGAAAAATGGATGTTATAG
- a CDS encoding RNA-binding domain-containing protein, with product MDVIELLEIIGAGEDSKTQFKEFFSSPDALAAEITAFANTNGGRIVVGVSDDGELIGLTLDKVAHLNQMISNVCSQKIDPPLSVETENVKYKDRIVVVINVPRGINKFYVANGRDVWVKVGADKRRASREEMRRLLQESSNIFADEQPIPGTDISSLDRSLLEGFIENKTGGKIENISVSLKRLLNNMKLMRDDNCTLAGLLLFGKRDNQILSQHIISAVSWYGNDPAGVEYRDSEDIKGHVLDLFQNGMAFLKRQLRKKQKGQDFNSLGILEIPEVALEEALVNAIVHRNYYVESNIRLFVFDDRVEIISPGCLPNTLSVETIKNGVHIARNPILLSHIKDIKGIPYRGIGTGITRIIKSCKEEGVSVDFIDEVEKNQFKVVFWRE from the coding sequence ATGGATGTTATAGAACTGTTGGAGATAATAGGAGCAGGTGAGGACAGTAAAACCCAGTTTAAAGAATTTTTTTCCAGCCCTGATGCTTTGGCGGCAGAGATAACTGCTTTTGCCAATACAAATGGGGGCAGGATAGTGGTAGGAGTAAGCGATGACGGAGAATTAATTGGACTAACCTTGGATAAAGTTGCTCATCTGAACCAGATGATATCAAATGTATGTTCACAAAAGATAGACCCCCCTCTATCTGTTGAAACAGAAAATGTGAAATATAAAGACAGGATAGTTGTTGTGATAAATGTACCCAGGGGAATTAATAAATTCTATGTGGCAAACGGCAGGGATGTTTGGGTTAAGGTGGGAGCTGATAAAAGAAGGGCGAGCAGAGAAGAGATGAGGAGACTACTGCAGGAGTCTTCCAATATTTTTGCTGATGAGCAGCCAATACCCGGCACAGATATCAGTAGTTTAGATAGGAGTTTGCTTGAGGGTTTTATTGAGAACAAAACTGGGGGAAAAATTGAAAATATTTCTGTGTCATTAAAACGATTGCTAAACAACATGAAACTTATGCGGGATGACAATTGTACGCTGGCAGGTTTGCTTTTATTTGGAAAAAGGGATAATCAGATTTTATCACAGCATATAATCAGTGCAGTATCGTGGTACGGCAATGATCCTGCAGGCGTAGAATATAGAGACAGTGAAGACATTAAGGGCCATGTCCTGGATTTATTTCAAAACGGAATGGCCTTTTTAAAAAGACAGTTGAGAAAAAAACAAAAGGGTCAGGATTTTAACAGTCTGGGAATTTTGGAAATTCCGGAGGTTGCCTTAGAGGAGGCTTTGGTAAATGCAATAGTTCACAGGAACTATTATGTAGAGAGCAATATAAGGCTTTTTGTTTTTGATGATAGGGTAGAAATAATCAGTCCTGGTTGTTTGCCTAACACATTGAGTGTTGAAACAATTAAAAACGGTGTCCATATTGCCAGAAATCCAATTCTTTTATCTCACATTAAAGACATAAAAGGCATTCCATATAGAGGTATTGGCACAGGTATAACAAGGATTATTAAAAGTTGTAAAGAAGAAGGTGTTTCTGTAGATTTTATTGATGAAGTAGAGAAAAATCAGTTTAAAGTGGTGTTTTGGAGAGAGTAA
- the pglZ gene encoding BREX-1 system phosphatase PglZ type A, with protein sequence MNLNEIKKKLEEHFSKEPAEGKKRRIIFWYDEEGEFVEDIDELQLENAKVLKLKDNNAFFIKYQLEKVDTESNYLIYSLMPKPVPRENWLLDILKYSMEFSTDKAVLIMRDFGVKDTSLRNVFKKYLKFFGNKERYKKIASYNIENFTEEKVDIAVLSTLCRLPVADFELVVKKVLMGEAEEENKYLEAIRNFGDIDAFWRLAERRYGYILEEKSLEKLIVMLLVTHLSYNLEENLPKTWQKFVSPKKSDCVVFVSNFMNHVADGKIYDLLADKAGKILNVKDYVNKWDVEKYINCDTFRVFDEKIISKLISNLLEDIGEFDKYRKIINGRRTSHWFEHYRYEYEALYYALEVLGMEKSIGKVIRGQTALELVDNYTKEYYLMDQFYRKFYLYYDKITNKEPFEKLAEKIENTHTHWYLNELSAKWSRAVESELLDNYILVGIPQQKDFYREYVSSFIRNDERVFVIISDALRYEAGKELLDLINKEIRGAAEIHFMQGVVPSTTKFGMASLLPRKSMGINEKAEIFVDGINTQGTDNREKILLNYCEDALAIQYNDMVDMKRPEYKKTFEGKKLIYIYHNIIDAVGDKILTERDVFEAVERAIGELVNLVKNLINNVSATNIFITADHGFVYRRSPLKESDKVGKHNIKAVEEGRRFVLSESKDSLEDTLSISTKYLFGEQTNLKAVVPKGVVRYKVQGAGANYVHGGASLQEIIIPVIKFKNIRKDEYRATKVEVKLTNISRKITNRITYLEFFQTEKVEDKKLPLKLKLYFVDEDGNRISNENIIIADSRSSRPEDRTFREKFTLKDMAYDKGKKYYLILEDEDEPVEKIYEKIPFTIDLIISDDFGF encoded by the coding sequence ATGAACTTAAATGAAATAAAGAAAAAATTAGAAGAACATTTCAGCAAAGAGCCTGCTGAAGGCAAAAAGAGGCGTATTATCTTTTGGTATGATGAAGAAGGAGAGTTTGTTGAGGATATAGATGAACTGCAGTTGGAAAATGCAAAAGTGTTAAAACTTAAAGACAACAACGCCTTCTTCATCAAGTATCAATTGGAAAAAGTAGATACGGAGTCAAACTACCTCATATATTCCCTCATGCCCAAACCCGTGCCCAGAGAGAACTGGCTGCTGGACATATTAAAATACAGCATGGAATTTTCTACAGATAAAGCAGTTTTAATTATGAGGGATTTTGGAGTAAAAGACACATCTCTTAGAAATGTATTTAAAAAGTACCTTAAGTTTTTTGGGAATAAGGAAAGATATAAAAAAATTGCTTCCTACAACATTGAAAACTTTACAGAAGAAAAGGTAGATATCGCTGTCCTTTCTACCTTATGTAGACTTCCTGTGGCTGATTTTGAACTTGTGGTCAAAAAAGTCCTCATGGGGGAAGCAGAAGAGGAAAATAAATATTTAGAAGCAATTAGAAATTTTGGGGACATAGATGCCTTCTGGAGGCTTGCGGAGAGAAGATACGGCTATATCCTTGAGGAGAAATCATTGGAAAAACTTATCGTTATGTTATTGGTTACCCATTTAAGTTACAATTTGGAGGAAAATCTACCCAAAACATGGCAGAAGTTTGTATCCCCGAAAAAATCGGACTGTGTCGTTTTTGTCAGCAACTTTATGAACCATGTAGCAGACGGTAAAATTTACGATCTTTTGGCTGATAAGGCGGGAAAAATATTAAATGTAAAGGATTACGTAAACAAGTGGGATGTGGAGAAGTACATAAACTGTGACACATTTAGAGTTTTTGATGAAAAAATCATATCAAAATTAATCAGCAATCTACTGGAAGATATCGGTGAGTTTGATAAATATCGAAAGATTATCAACGGTAGAAGGACAAGCCACTGGTTTGAGCACTACAGATACGAATACGAAGCACTGTATTATGCCTTAGAAGTTCTTGGGATGGAAAAAAGCATAGGAAAGGTTATCAGGGGACAGACAGCCCTTGAACTGGTTGATAACTATACAAAAGAATACTATTTGATGGACCAGTTTTACAGGAAGTTCTACCTGTACTATGACAAAATAACCAACAAGGAACCTTTTGAAAAACTGGCAGAAAAGATTGAGAACACTCACACCCACTGGTATCTAAATGAATTATCGGCAAAATGGTCAAGGGCTGTTGAAAGTGAACTGTTAGATAATTATATATTGGTCGGAATCCCACAGCAGAAGGACTTTTATAGGGAATATGTTTCTTCTTTTATAAGAAATGATGAAAGGGTATTTGTAATAATCTCTGATGCTTTAAGATATGAGGCGGGAAAAGAACTGCTTGACCTTATAAACAAGGAAATAAGAGGGGCTGCTGAAATACACTTTATGCAGGGGGTCGTTCCTTCCACCACCAAGTTTGGCATGGCAAGCCTGCTTCCTAGAAAAAGCATGGGGATAAATGAAAAGGCGGAAATTTTTGTTGACGGCATAAATACGCAGGGAACAGACAATAGAGAAAAGATATTGTTGAATTACTGTGAGGACGCATTAGCCATACAATATAATGACATGGTAGACATGAAAAGGCCTGAATATAAAAAGACTTTTGAGGGCAAAAAACTCATTTACATCTACCACAATATAATTGATGCGGTAGGGGATAAAATTTTGACTGAAAGGGATGTGTTCGAAGCCGTTGAAAGGGCCATAGGTGAATTGGTTAATCTTGTAAAAAATCTTATTAATAATGTGAGTGCAACCAATATCTTCATTACTGCAGACCACGGTTTTGTATACAGGCGGTCACCGTTAAAAGAAAGCGATAAAGTTGGCAAACACAATATTAAAGCGGTAGAAGAAGGGAGAAGATTTGTACTGTCTGAATCAAAGGACAGTTTGGAAGATACCCTGTCAATCTCAACGAAGTATCTTTTTGGTGAACAGACAAATTTAAAGGCAGTAGTGCCCAAAGGGGTTGTTCGGTATAAGGTTCAGGGAGCGGGAGCCAACTATGTTCACGGAGGGGCTTCCCTTCAGGAAATCATTATTCCCGTGATCAAATTTAAAAATATCAGAAAAGATGAATACAGAGCGACTAAGGTTGAAGTGAAGTTGACAAACATTTCAAGAAAGATTACCAACAGGATTACTTACCTGGAATTCTTCCAGACTGAAAAAGTGGAAGATAAGAAGTTGCCTTTGAAACTGAAATTATATTTTGTTGATGAAGACGGAAATAGAATATCCAATGAGAACATCATCATTGCAGACAGCAGGTCCTCAAGGCCTGAAGACCGTACCTTTAGAGAGAAATTTACCCTTAAAGATATGGCTTATGACAAGGGCAAAAAGTATTATTTAATTTTAGAAGATGAGGATGAGCCTGTGGAGAAGATATACGAGAAGATTCCCTTTACAATTGACTTGATTATAAGTGATGATTTTGGATTTTAA
- the brxL gene encoding protease Lon-related BREX system protein BrxL: MNKTDKTSNLNEKLNKYFPGRVVRKDLTKKIKEGANVPVYVLEYLLGMYCATDDEDSINDGVERVKNILAQNFVRPDEAEKVKSKIRELGQYTVIDKVTVKLNEKKDIYEAEFSNLGLKGVEIAPHYVKEYEKLLAGGIWCILKISYYYDEELRNVNPFKIDSLKPIQMPRLDIEEIFNGRRYFTKDEWIDVLLRSVGMEPTQLEKNVKWHLLARMIPLVENNYNLCELGPRGTGKSHIYKEISPYSILISGGQTTVANLFYNMSTRKIGLVGLWDVVAFDEVAGITFKDKDGIQIMKDYMASGSFARGKEEKNASASMVFIGNINQSVDALLKTSHLFEPFPEAMAYDTAFFDRMHYYIPGWEIPKYRPEYFTNEYGFITDYIAEFFREMRKRSFSDALDKYFILGNNLNQRDVIAVRKTVSGLLKLIYPNGEFEKEDIEEILRYALVGRRRVKEQLKKIGGMEFYDVHFSYIEKETFQEEFVSVPEQGGSKLIPEGMGKPGHVYTVARGDSGMIGVFKIETEVVPGSGKFERTGLGSNRDAKESINTAFNYFKANRKNISGSISLNNNDFLMHIQDLRGIGMTSELALAAFIALCSGALKKPVQSQLVVLGSMSIGGTINKVEELASVLQVCFDAGAKRVLLPMASAADIGTVPPELFAKFQISFYQNPEDAVFKALGVE; encoded by the coding sequence ATGAATAAGACAGATAAAACTTCAAATTTAAATGAAAAACTGAATAAATACTTTCCGGGAAGGGTTGTAAGAAAGGACCTGACAAAAAAAATTAAAGAAGGAGCAAATGTTCCGGTCTATGTACTGGAATATCTGCTCGGGATGTATTGTGCCACAGATGATGAAGACAGCATCAATGATGGCGTGGAGAGAGTTAAAAATATTCTTGCCCAAAATTTTGTCCGCCCGGATGAAGCAGAAAAGGTTAAATCGAAAATTCGTGAACTGGGGCAGTATACAGTAATTGACAAGGTAACGGTAAAATTGAATGAAAAGAAGGATATCTACGAGGCCGAGTTTTCCAATTTAGGGCTTAAAGGGGTGGAAATAGCACCCCATTATGTTAAGGAGTACGAAAAACTCCTTGCAGGAGGAATCTGGTGCATTTTAAAAATCAGTTATTATTATGATGAAGAACTTAGAAATGTAAACCCATTTAAGATAGACAGTCTTAAACCGATTCAAATGCCCAGGCTGGATATAGAAGAGATATTTAACGGAAGAAGATATTTTACCAAGGATGAATGGATTGATGTACTTTTAAGATCGGTAGGTATGGAACCGACCCAATTAGAAAAAAATGTAAAGTGGCATCTGCTGGCCCGCATGATTCCCCTGGTAGAGAACAACTACAATCTTTGCGAATTAGGGCCGAGGGGTACGGGAAAATCCCATATATATAAAGAAATATCTCCTTATTCAATCTTGATATCAGGCGGACAAACTACGGTGGCAAATCTGTTTTATAACATGTCTACGAGAAAAATAGGTTTGGTTGGATTATGGGATGTGGTGGCTTTTGATGAAGTGGCAGGTATAACTTTTAAGGACAAGGATGGAATTCAAATCATGAAGGACTACATGGCTTCAGGTTCTTTTGCGCGAGGGAAAGAAGAAAAAAATGCTTCAGCCTCCATGGTGTTTATAGGGAATATTAATCAAAGCGTTGATGCTTTGCTGAAAACTTCCCATTTATTTGAGCCCTTCCCTGAAGCAATGGCGTATGACACTGCTTTTTTTGACAGAATGCATTATTATATTCCGGGATGGGAGATTCCAAAATACAGGCCTGAGTACTTTACCAATGAATACGGGTTTATTACAGATTACATAGCAGAGTTTTTCCGGGAAATGAGAAAAAGGTCATTTTCCGATGCCCTGGATAAATATTTTATTTTAGGAAACAACCTTAATCAGAGGGATGTAATAGCGGTAAGAAAAACGGTATCGGGCCTGCTTAAACTCATTTATCCAAATGGAGAATTTGAGAAGGAAGATATAGAGGAAATATTAAGGTATGCTCTAGTCGGAAGAAGGAGAGTAAAAGAACAGTTAAAGAAAATTGGCGGTATGGAATTCTATGATGTGCATTTTTCTTATATTGAAAAAGAAACCTTCCAGGAGGAATTTGTTTCTGTACCCGAACAAGGTGGGAGCAAACTGATTCCAGAAGGAATGGGAAAACCGGGGCATGTTTATACGGTTGCTCGTGGTGATTCCGGTATGATCGGCGTATTCAAAATTGAAACAGAAGTTGTGCCAGGTTCGGGAAAGTTTGAAAGAACGGGACTCGGTTCAAATAGGGATGCAAAAGAAAGTATCAATACTGCCTTTAATTATTTCAAAGCAAACAGGAAAAATATCAGTGGAAGCATATCACTAAATAACAACGATTTTCTAATGCACATTCAAGACCTTCGGGGTATAGGTATGACGTCAGAACTGGCTTTGGCTGCCTTTATTGCATTGTGCTCCGGTGCTTTAAAAAAACCGGTTCAGAGCCAACTGGTTGTGCTGGGTTCCATGAGTATTGGTGGGACAATCAATAAAGTTGAAGAGTTGGCTAGTGTATTGCAGGTTTGCTTTGATGCAGGAGCAAAAAGGGTACTGCTTCCAATGGCTTCTGCTGCTGATATAGGTACAGTTCCCCCGGAACTATTTGCAAAATTCCAGATATCTTTCTATCAAAACCCTGAAGACGCTGTGTTTAAGGCTTTAGGGGTGGAATAA
- a CDS encoding Asp23/Gls24 family envelope stress response protein has product MKVVALVGPSGTGKSHHAFTVARKYNTDLIIDDGLLIQGARVIAGFSAKRESTKLKAVRRAIFSDPAHCREVKNKIREIDPDSILVLGTSREMISRITAALELPEPEEVVTITSVATPAEIFKARQIRRQQGKHVIPAPTLEIKRYFSGYLLDPLKIFARKGKSIIPVEEKSVVRPTFSYMGRYTISDTAITSIIAYEAARVEGIVKAGRIDIESRFDGIIVHMDVFIEYGKPIREVLREVQERVVKQLEYMTALNVISINVTASKIIVKKETLMQKNI; this is encoded by the coding sequence ATGAAGGTTGTAGCTCTGGTAGGCCCCAGCGGTACGGGTAAAAGCCACCATGCCTTTACTGTGGCCCGCAAATACAATACCGATCTGATAATAGATGACGGCCTCCTTATTCAGGGAGCAAGGGTGATTGCCGGGTTTTCGGCAAAGAGGGAAAGCACCAAACTAAAAGCAGTGAGGAGGGCTATATTTTCCGACCCTGCCCACTGCAGAGAGGTCAAAAACAAGATTAGGGAGATAGACCCCGACAGCATCCTCGTTCTGGGGACGTCCCGGGAGATGATATCAAGAATAACTGCGGCCCTGGAGCTTCCCGAACCGGAAGAGGTAGTGACAATTACATCTGTAGCTACACCTGCAGAAATCTTTAAAGCGAGGCAAATACGCAGACAGCAGGGGAAGCACGTAATTCCGGCTCCTACTCTGGAAATAAAACGCTATTTTTCGGGTTATCTTCTTGACCCTTTGAAGATCTTTGCAAGAAAAGGGAAAAGCATAATCCCCGTTGAAGAAAAATCCGTTGTCAGGCCCACATTCAGCTATATGGGTAGGTATACGATTTCCGATACTGCTATCACATCTATTATTGCCTATGAAGCTGCCAGGGTAGAAGGAATAGTTAAAGCCGGCAGAATTGATATTGAAAGCAGGTTCGATGGGATAATCGTCCATATGGATGTTTTTATAGAATACGGCAAACCCATAAGAGAGGTCTTGAGGGAAGTACAGGAGAGGGTCGTAAAACAGCTGGAGTATATGACTGCTCTGAACGTTATTTCCATAAATGTTACGGCCTCAAAGATAATTGTAAAAAAAGAAACTTTAATGCAAAAGAATATATGA
- the nuoE gene encoding NADH-quinone oxidoreductase subunit NuoE has protein sequence MEDNFPGGDVDLSLLDPVLNKYKGVPGSLITILQRAQEIYGYLPREVIRHIAREVGVKPAKVFGVATFYTQFRLSPIGKYLIMLCQGTACHVNGSERIESALCEELKIKEGETTEDGVFTLQNVACLGCCSLAPVMMINGETYGKLTPDKARSIIREIYERENEN, from the coding sequence ATGGAGGACAATTTCCCCGGTGGGGATGTTGACCTCTCACTGCTTGATCCTGTTTTAAACAAATATAAAGGGGTTCCCGGCAGCCTGATAACTATCCTTCAAAGGGCACAGGAGATTTACGGTTATCTCCCAAGGGAGGTTATACGGCATATAGCACGGGAAGTAGGGGTGAAACCGGCCAAGGTCTTTGGGGTAGCTACTTTCTATACCCAGTTCCGGCTGAGCCCTATAGGGAAGTATTTGATAATGCTCTGCCAGGGGACAGCCTGCCATGTAAACGGTTCTGAGAGGATCGAAAGCGCCCTGTGTGAAGAGCTTAAGATCAAGGAAGGGGAAACCACGGAAGACGGGGTTTTTACACTGCAGAATGTAGCGTGTCTCGGCTGCTGCAGTCTGGCGCCGGTAATGATGATTAATGGTGAGACCTACGGAAAACTGACTCCGGATAAAGCCAGGAGCATTATCAGGGAGATATATGAAAGGGAAAACGAAAATTAA